GCTAAGGGCTCTAGTCAACCTTGGAGTCTGTCCTTTTGATGTCACTTCTTGAGACTTTCTAAAACTCCTTTGTTGTAAcacctactttattttatttatttttatttttatttttttggctgcattgggtcttcattcctgcgcctgggctttctctagttgtggcgagcgagggctactcttcgttgcggtgggcgggcttctcattgcggtggcttctcttgttgcggagcacgggctccaggcgcgcgggcttcagtagttgcggcacgcgggctcagtagctgtggcgtacaggcttagttgctccgcggcatgtgggatcttcccccaccggggatcgaacctgtgtcccctgaattggcaggcggattcttagccactgcgccaccaaggaagctttcacctactttattttaaaatatgttcatcctggttttttaattatatgtattttgGGTAACTTTTTATTTAATGCTGGTCTCTATTGCCAGTTCTTAGCGCAGCTTGAATTTGTGTAACCCAAATGCATATACCAAATGTCATGATAGCATTACCTGCTACTTGTGAGGCTTCTTCCAAGCACCTCTCTTACCCCCACAGTCCCATTCTTTTTCTTAGCTTAATTGAATAATTAATGTTTCTGAAATCAActattaccaaaaaagaaaaattaactgtttgttttttaattaattaattaatttttatttatttatttattttggctgtatcAGGGTCTCagttgcgggctccagagcgcatgggctctgtagtttgggcacgcaggctctctagttgaggcgcgtagGGCTgagttgccccgtggcacgtggcatcctagttccccaaccagggatcgaacctgcatcccctgcattggaaggcggattcttaaccactggcctaccagggaagtcccctaattctgtttatttttaatcctaACAATTTTCTAAGGTAAATACGATGAACCCCTTCACATTATTGCTTTACTTTTATTGTGTATTTACAAATTGGGAAGGTATTCAGCGAGGTAAAATGACTTCTTCCAGGTCATAGAGCATGGATGCTGGTATTCAAACGCAGGACCAACTGACTCCAAAGTTAGTGGCATCACAGGGCATGCTGCCTCTTCAGTTTACACGATCTATTTGGAAAGCAATTTCGCACCATGATGCAAAGTGGCTAAAGTTATTCCTACCCTTTGATttaataattccacttctggaaattttttttttcttctttttgccacTCCATGTGGTATGCggggatcttagtgccccgaccagggatccaacccgagccctctgcagtggaagcacggagtcttaaacactggaccaccagggaattccctggaactCTATCTTAATAGGGGAGAAAAATCTAcggtcaaaaagaaagaaaattgccacaaaatgttcattacagcattatttacaggagaaaaatgaaaagcaaaatttccatttatttatataaagactatatatttatatttagatgtttaagtaaaattccatttgtaaatgtattaaaaattgcAGTCATATATGTGCTCAACTAATAACACATTGGCATATTATGGAACCATAGAAAGTACATTATGGAAAAGTTACGAAAATGGTTAAGTAAAATAAAGCAGGATATAACATTGCCTAATGATGTAACCTCTTCAACTTTGCATGGGTGGTGGTAAAATTAGACGCTGCTGGATacatgtgcttaataaatattaactggaTAAATGAGTGAAAAAAGACCAAGATGCAGgataatttctaaatgttttttcttACTCTGCAAATTTTTCTATCATGAGATGTTTTGGTTATTTTACGGAACAAaactgttctttttaaaagttgtcGTATCCAGAGTGTTTGCTTGCTCAGAAattgtattttcaaatttcaacTCACAGTTCTGTGGATGATTGTCATTTCTACTGATAGATGAGGAAGTGGGGGCCCAAAAGTTTATtcttgcctaaaatcacacatGTAGTAAGTGTGGAGTCTAGGTCTTCTGACTGCAAGTCCTTTGACTTTAAATGACCTTGAACTGGGCTGGCAAGATACAGCCTCTGCGTTGGGAGACAGGAAATTGAATTCCAgtccctgccctgtccccagaTTTCTGGGAGATTTGGGGTAAGTCACTTCTCTCAGGGTCTCTCTTGGACTTTTGCCCTGATGATTCCTAGGtcactttcttttccattctctctttCACTGGAGAGAGGGGTGTATTAAAAGAGTTGTTCACCCTGTCTGGCATCACTTTCTCTAGTCACTCCATCTTTCAtctccttgttttattttcttcttttgtcattttaattgtgTCATATGTTATGCCATTTTGTCATATTTCCTGAAATgatcttgttttttctttgtttattgtaTGTTTGCCTATCTAGATATAAGCTCTGTGAGGTCGTAACCTAGGCTATCCTGGCTGATACACAAACTCCAACTAGCTCAAATGCTCATagaatttacagaaataaaaaccaGCATTATGATAAACTCAGCATTAtgtgaaaacacacacagacacacacacacacacacacacacacacacatttcctccctttctctctctctttctctctctccccctctcccttttcccttcctgcCCTATCATTGCTCATCACTGcttatatttgttataattcaTTCTGCACATTGCATCCAACTGGAAGGGAAGTATTCTATCAGAGCCCTAAATTCACTTTGTCCCAATTTAGTgtctccagcaaaaaaaaaaaagagtttcattACTCCCAGTGTCCATTGGCAACCACTGGGAAAGATTCTGATTGGGTTTGCCTGGGCTCTGTATGTCTCCCTGAACCAGTAGAAGTCAGCTATGCTTGTTTGAGTGtgtgcacaatttttttttttttttttttttttactaatatctggcttttattttttccttaaggaaatattattaatttaaaaagagagttccaagaaatttaaaaggattccCAGCAATGATTATTTCTGAGATCTATGAGATTTGAAACACAATTATAAAAGGCTAAAACCAAAGTATACATTCCTActtgttccttttaaaaaaaaattcagatgatGTGTCACATCAAGAAAGCTCATCAGGTTACCAGGGCCGCAGCCTTAGTCATCCTCAGAATCACTGCCCCTCCTGGCAGGGACGGGGCACAGCACGGACGAAAGCAGCACATCTGCTATGGGTTTCCTAGGGTTTTCCTCCAGGCTTGTCTTGATTGCTCCAGACTCAGACAATTTCCACTCCAACTCATCCATTGTCAGGTTCATGCCACCAAACACCAGAGGTCCAATAAATTGAGCCTTGATATCACCTTCAAGGTATACAAATATTGTGGGCAGATTCCTATCAGGATAGTTGGGTATGCAGGTGGTTGAAATGGCTTTGATAAATTTGACATCAGGAAATTTCCTGGCAAGTCCACTAAAGTGCTGATTTATCAGGGCACAGAGGGGAATCCCTTGTCTGTAAAGGTGCAAGATGACCCACAAGCCCTCACTGGCTTTGGTAACTTCTTGAACATAATCCTTTCCTGAGATTTCCAAAACTTCTCCaaatttattcttcagttggGTTGCTTTCCACTCGGCCAGTCTTTGCTGCCTGTACATTGCAACTGCACGTTCGTCTTCCTCGTTAAATTCGTCTTCATTATCCTCCAGTTCTTCCAAAGTCATGTCCTCATAAGTTTTCACAATGGACGGCTGAAGGACCCGCTGCTCCTCCTCTTCTGCCTGCTTCTCCAGATCCTTCAAACTCTCCTTCGAGGGCAAGATGCCCTTTTTGCGTAAGATGTCATTCCACTCGGTGTCTGCGTTGGGGTCCTGCATTTTCTCACAACTCCCTCGAGCCCGGCCGGCGACGGCCTACCCGCCCCTCAGCTCTCTTCCGcgcaccaatttttttttttattagtgtaTATTCAATTTGGTGTTTATTTCCAGGAATTTATTTAAATCCGTGCCCATTTTGTGGGTTTCAGTTTAGGTTAAACTAGATAGTAATAATCTGTAAATtcacaactttcatatgtaattAGAGCTACTAGTATTTTCTTCTCAGACTCCAGTGGAGAGTCTTGCTCTCCTCCTGTGGGCTAGGTTGTAATATCCTTGAGTGCAGATACCATAACTTACTTCCTTTCTGTCCTTTCATATTACCTAGCACGATGCTTTATAGTTAGTAGGCGCCCTTTGAATCTCTTACaacagattaaatgagttacttaAGTAGCTAAAATTGGTTGGCTTCTTCATTCGTTAGATGTGCTTTATTTGGTGACGATTATGGAAGTTCTCACTAATGTGAGAACAGGAAAGAGTTTCtatcttaattttaatttcagaaatgttattCAGCATTGttagagaagagaaaggacaCATTGAACCTTGAGATATGGTCTCCTTCGAATCCCTAATTTGAATCTCAACTATTGTTTCCTTTAACTAATTGATTTTTACTTTGTACCTCATTTAATGATATGGATGGAAGCATCTGTGATGGGTAGAGAAATTGCTCTTAGTATTGTTCTTCACACAGATGAATTGTAGATCCTACCCTTGACTTGAGTTAAAGGGAAACAAAACTGCTGGAATCAGCAGAGACTGTCTCTGGGCAAGTAGCTACAGCTTTAGACACTTGCTCTCAGACTGTGGTGTGTGGTCCAGCCCTGTTGGCTTGCACTAGAtgcttttagaaatgaagaacctggggggcttccctggtggcgagccacaactactgaagcccagacactgcaacaaagagtagcccctgctcgcggcaagtagagaaagcccgcgcacagcaacgaagacccaacacagccataaataaataaataaataaaatatatatatattaaaacaaacaaaaagaaatgaagaatctgGGGCCTCAGTCCAGATCTATGGGGTCTGCAAGTTGATAAGGTTCCCATGAGATTTTTAAGCACAGGAATGCTTGAGAAACACTTCTTTAGAGATTAGAATCAGCTTTTTGGTAAATCTTGTAGGGACTTGAGTACTTTAAATATAACTGCAGGAAGCCAGGGGTTTATACTAGGGATGACAATTATGTAGTATAAATGTTGGTGTCCTCCTACCATGAACTTGTGAGACATTGCTAATTGCTCATGGCACTCTTTCTACCAAGTTTCAGAATTCTCTATGCTATAGTCCAGGCAGCTTCCAAGGAGTGGGTGTGGCTTCTGGTTGATATGTTGGCTAAGTAGTAAAGTCAAGGTCATGAGTCTGACCCTGGGCAAACCAGATAATCTCTTAATCTACTCCTTCCAATCTTGCTCTGTCTCCCATCCATCTGCCCCTTGTCTTGCTGACTCATCTTGATTTGCCCTCACTAACTAACCTTCCTCTGTTCCTTTGAATTAAGCTTCTTCTCTTGAGCTTTCTGGTTGGGGCATTTGGGGGAAGATGACCTTATCTATCACCATCTCCTAGGTACCCAAACTCTGACACTGACTTGTGTGAACCGGAGTTGTCTTTATTTAACCCTTTCGAAGCAGATTCAGACTGAATGCCTCATCAAGGTCAGGTGTTGGCCCAAACTGTTACCCCAGATGAGGGAACAGGGAGATGGATTAGAGTCCACTTCCATTGTCTGTTTGAACAGGCTTGACCTTGTCACAGCTCCTTCTGAGTTGCTAAGGATGTAGAAACTGAGTCAACTTGTTGGCTTCTGGTCACAACTTCACTAATCCTGGGGGTGATTTAGGGCAAATTACCACACCTCTCTTCTTCAGTTTATTCTTCTGTGAAATGAAATAATTCTAGAGCCTAAATCCCTAGATTGTTCCAAAGATAAATGAGAATTATGTAAAATTGAGCACAGTGTCTGGAATATGCTAATCATTACTATCTATGAATCTCATTATTGTCATTATCTTTAAGGAGACTGTGGTTGTGTTGGCTTAGGAAGTTGGCCAGCGTCCACCAAAAACAATTGcagatacaaattttttttttaagtctcttccTCCccctggacttcttttttttggccgtgctgtgccgcttgtgggatcttagttccctgaccagggatggaacccagaccccggcagtgaaagcgctgaatcctaaccactggaccaccagggaatttcatggactttatttctttattgtcgAGTAAAACTATCCTTGTAGTACAGCTAAATCACTGGTTTGATTAAATCCAGGCTATTTCCCCCTGAATTTCGCCAAGTCTGATATAAACCAACATAGTTTAAATAACTGTAATCAATACCCACATACGTCCACATTGATCAGAATTCAGGCTTTATTATTGTGCAATGTAAAGAACTAAAACTTAATTCCAAGCATACATAATTAAAGTTTGTAGAGAAGGATTTTGTTCCCAAAACACAATcagcatttaaaggaaaaaaaaaaaaagacatttatttgaaaaacagaatataCTTAGAATTGTTTGCTTGTAAGAAGCCCATTTCCCTCCCCCAAGTCTTAACTTCGTAATTTCATATTAAGCAATGACGTTACTTTACACATCTAGTGAAACAATTTAGTGGGAGTagcagaataataaaaaataacatagacATGTGACtccaaaataatattatttaaatccaGCTTTCAACCTCCAAATAGAGGTTGCTCATAATAGACTTAAATATAtgattgttaaatatatataagtatgtaaaatatgtttaaaaaaaaaggaaactaacatGTAATATCCACCCTTGATTTCATAAAGGCAGGTAAAGATGTTAATGAAGGGAAAAAgtagactttttaaaactttctttttctatacAATCTGCTACTCTGTTCTGTCTTACGGTTACTGATACTGCCTTAATATTTCCTTCCAGATCTTTACTTggaacttccaaaaaaaaaaaaagatgtgtatatggctggagggctggggggaGTAGGATGGTTTTGAAGAAAACGGAATTAAATCAGAACCTGTCTGAGACGTTCATGTTTTGATGTGACAGAGAAGATACTAGTCCCACCAGGGGATGCTGCAACTCAAAGAAAGGGTGATGGACTAATAAGATACTATCATTAGGATGGAACAGGTTGAACATCAGACTGAAAAGTTTTTGGATTATGTAGCACCTCATCAATCAAATATATACTAAACTTTTAAGAGAAAATCTTCCAGGTAGTCTAAGCTTGCTTTTCTGGCTATTGTAGTTTTAACACTAACCTGGTCTATATAAGTAAGAGGGACCAGGAGTGAGAAAGGTCTGATAGCCCATTTTGCAGAAGCCACTTTAACAGTGTGTACATGGTTAGATCATTATTTTCTGCTCCCCCATACCCCAGGGAGGGCAAAATCACAATACAATGTGGTAGCAAAATTGGCTGACTCTTGTATTCCTATGGGCACAGAGTCCCATGAGGGAGGACACTTTTGACTTATTCTTGGGATCCATCAGCCTATAAATCATGACCGATCTTGCTTGGAAGACACTTTCAAGAAGGGTCTATTAGGGGATGGTGAACTCACATATGTACCTCTTGGTGCTACGACAGACCTCGTCACTCCATTTGCCCTGAGCTGACTGTGAGAAGAGGACACAGTTTTCCCGCTTGCCACCATTAGGCTGTGCATGGTCCCAGTTGAGGAAGGAGATGGCGACTCCATTGATATCGACAAACTTGCCTTCTGTGACCATGTCGTTGATGCCCAGCCAAAAGTCATTGACCCCCGGCAGGCTCCTTTTACCATAGTCTCGGATGGCATTGATTTCATCGGAGCTTCTGGGGACAACCAGCGTCCCTCCCTTGGAAATGCAGTCTTCGTTGGCTTCGTGGAAGTGCTTCAAGCCTTCCAAAGCAAGGTAGCACTTCTTGTGAAATTTTGTGCCTCGGAGACAGACTGTAAAGATGTGAAATTTGACATATTAAGATGCTTTTGGAGTATAATAATCCAGGACTGGATCTGGCCAATAGCAATAATGTCATGTCATAATCACAACCATCCCATGAAGTGGGATTTTATTACGCCCATCTTTACATATCAGGATAGTGAAGCTTAAAGAAGTTGTTACTTATTAACAACTTAGCCTATAAAAAGGTGACTTACCTGTCACATAAGATCACAACTACGGAAACCCAGGTCTGCCCCACCCTTAAACCCTGGCCTTTAGCCTCCTGCTGCTTGGATATACACATGTTCGCTAGTTTGTGTAGCTCCATTATGTGCCGAATTTCCTTGGGACTTTTGGAACTGGTTGGTGTGCcacaattattaaaaaacaaacaaaaacaaaagtctgaGTTTGCATGTGGAGAGATAGGGCTTTTCTTATGCAGATAACTGAGCCCTGGTAATATTGTTTATCTTACCCAGgataaaacaaatagaaagatagTTTCAAGGCATAGCATTGGAGAGTCAGGCTGCAGGGCTGTAGTGCCTGGACTTAGGTGTCAGTTCtgacatttactagctgtgtaagctttggaaaaattatttaatttctctgtgcctcagtttcctcatctgtaaaatgaggataatcataGCAGCATCTATCTCATAAATTGTTGGAGGATTAATGTGTTAATGTTTGTAAAGTATTATTATAGTCCCCAGCTGTGGTTGGAGGGTTAACAAAGCTCTTTCCCCTTCTGCAAACGCATTTGGCCGTCCTTTAACTTTATAATTCTGTTCCCCTGGGAACCTGATAAAGGGCCCTGTCACCAGTGTTACTAGGCAACGTTGCTTATGGTAAAAATGACTCAGGATCAGTAACATACAGCTGGCCTGGGAGTTATAAATATTTGATGGAAAAGCTATAACTTCAGCCTTCCTTGAAGGTGGTCAGTCTTATAATTGGGCAGTTCTCTTGTGAGACCCTCAAAGCTCTGCTTTTGGAGTTGCTATGAGAGTATTCATTCCTGAGGGTGTGAACCTTACAAGCCAGGGATGTTCCTGAACTTACCTAGTGTGGCTCTCATTTCCTTGACCTGGGAGCCAGCAGAGTAGCTCCCGGGCAGCAGTGTGTACAGCTGCATAGGCTGCCAGGAGCGCTACTCCGTGAAAAAGGAACACTGGATGCTGCCCCCTGCTGGCAAGCTGTGGCTCTAACCACTGGTCTTCTCTGCACATGTTGCCCTACTTGTCGGGAGTCCTCTGATCCTGTGTTTAGTTCAACCTCGGCGATCTCCCAATGGGCACTTAGTAAACATCTAAATAATGCTGATTATTTTAGCTAGTTAAcacttcttcagttttctttcattgcCCATTAAAGAAGAATTATGGAtggacttttaaaatgtattattgaaATGCCTGGTTTTATTTCTATACCACCCATTTACAGGAGTAGGGAGTGGAAAATCAAGCTGATTTCCCCAAACAAGCATCTCCCCAGCTTTTAGATCCTTTCTCCTGGACACATCTCTGGCTTGTCaatgtctcttttaaaaaaatgtcgcTTACAACTCAACATGTACTCTCTATATGGTTTGAATTGCTGACAAATCACAATTTCTTTTCCTATCTCGTTTGAGATGAGATGGGATCTCACCTGTCTGCAGGGCTTGCATTTCCTTCAGGGCATTGACTTCTCTCCAGAGCTTTTCCACTTGAATCTTCAGGTCTCCATCCTTTTCTGAGAATATTTTAGGGTAGGGCGGGGTAGGAGGAATGAAAAGCATAtgattaaaataagataaaaataaaacaaaataaaataaagctttggAATCTAGAATCTAGGGCGAGGGTGATTTTGATGAAACTGAGCCCAGTGTACATGGAAAATAATGCATGAAAATAAGTTAGCCAGGAAGATGTATAAGGGCTTGGTGGGGGTAATAATATTAGAAGGTCCTTCTGGGGGATGGGgctcctgtctgtctctccagccccaccctgtgGGACTCGCCCTCCATCACCAGACTTCAGACTTGTTGATTTCGGATGCATCCTAGAGCAAGCTGTCTCATCTCAGGATGCTTCTTTTGTGTTCCTTCTGCCTGCAACACTCTTGCCCAGGTCTTGTCCACCTCCTTATCAAGCTTAAAgttctcctctcctctttttttttttttttaacatgtttattggagtataattgctttacaatggtgtgttagtttctgctttataacaaagtgaatcagccatacatatacatatatccccatatctcttcactcttgggtctcactcccaccctccctatcccacccctctaggtggtcacaaagcaccgagctgatctccctgtgctatgcggctgcttcccactagctatctattttacatttggtagtgtatatatgtccatgccactctctcacttcgtcccagcttacccttccccctccccgtgtcctcaagtccattctctacgtctgcggctttattcctgtcttgcctcttcctcttctgagaAGACTCTCTGCTCATCCTCTCTACATTAGCATCCCTCTGGCTGATCTCTTTCCTTgaacctttatttttcttctgcacaCTTTCTCCAATCTATAATCATCTTCCTTTACTTACTTAATTTCATCTCTCTGGTTGTCCATGGTATTCCCAATGTTTAACATGATGCTTGGC
This region of Balaenoptera acutorostrata chromosome 19, mBalAcu1.1, whole genome shotgun sequence genomic DNA includes:
- the LOC103018684 gene encoding phosducin-like protein 3 → MQDPNADTEWNDILRKKGILPSKESLKDLEKQAEEEEQRVLQPSIVKTYEDMTLEELEDNEDEFNEEDERAVAMYRQQRLAEWKATQLKNKFGEVLEISGKDYVQEVTKASEGLWVILHLYRQGIPLCALINQHFSGLARKFPDVKFIKAISTTCIPNYPDRNLPTIFVYLEGDIKAQFIGPLVFGGMNLTMDELEWKLSESGAIKTSLEENPRKPIADVLLSSVLCPVPARRGSDSEDD
- the CLEC3A gene encoding C-type lectin domain family 3 member A — protein: MAKNGLVIYILVITLLLDQTTSHTSKFKAKKHSKRRVKEKDGDLKIQVEKLWREVNALKEMQALQTVCLRGTKFHKKCYLALEGLKHFHEANEDCISKGGTLVVPRSSDEINAIRDYGKRSLPGVNDFWLGINDMVTEGKFVDINGVAISFLNWDHAQPNGGKRENCVLFSQSAQGKWSDEVCRSTKRYICEFTIP